TTTCCTTGAGAATTCTAATAAAATATAATAGTGATACTGTCAATTATTATTTGCAGACGGGTCCTACAAGTTTAAGTACATTTGAGTTTTGGCCTTTTGAACTCATTTAATGTTTTACTATTTATTCTTTGCAGATGGCACAGATCAATTTTTGCTACGAGATATTACGACCAAGTAAGTACATTTcgcttttgtctacaatgataaaatcccattacccgagaaagagatattttgactatcaagaAACATGtccaacctttttgacacgtgaccaagcgaaagtgactgtaaggtcatgtgaccgcgctgatattttgaatgtcatataagggcaaaataaataactgcttcaatgtttttagccaaatcatgaaatgactgcctcccttgtacacatatagtagtgacgtcactattcaatgtgatattttgtttacctTGTTGGACTTGTTCTTTAATATGTACTTAACTTTGTTcggtatattaaaataaatatcatatggtaGCATGTGTggcattgatattgtcaacccccgaaacagaatgtcaccactcggctttcgcctcgggtgacattctgccctcgggttgacagtATCAGTGCCACACACGCTACcatgtgatatttatatatttcttggaGACCGAGGTATGCTTTCTTGGTACTGGAGTAAAGGTACTGGCATTACTTCAGTTAGGAATAAGGTTTTGTAACCAAACTAAGATTTTCAGAAGCTTGCATTTAGGCAATTGCTTTAGTTGTATCTTAGGTTCCGTGTggaaatgtcaatatcatttttatcaaaaaaagtaAATGCTTTTCTCACAATAACTTCAGTTAGGAATGTGGTAAAAAGGCCAAACTTGGTAAACAGGTGGCTTTTATAGGGTCCATTTTTGTTTGCACTTTGGATAGCTTGGGCCAAGGTCATGTTCACTGAATACAGAACAATAATTTACTAACTACGACCAAACTTGATATATTAGGTATCTTTCACCGAAACAATTATTCAGTTGCATTTTGGGTTGCTTCGGTCAAGGTATAGGAAGTTATTGTGAACAGAGAAAGAATTATTGATTAGTAACTTCGGCTAGGAATGAAATATCAAGCTAGGAATGGgctattttacacaaaatttgatacTAAGGTATCCTACCCAGAGACCAAGGTTAAACTGCGTTTTGGGTTGTTAAGGACAAGGTCAATACACatgtacttaaaaataaaatgtttttactgaATAACTTCTATTAGAAATGAGATGAAGAATGTGTTTAAGGGTGAAACCTTTATCCCTTTCAGAGTGGGATACCAGTTCGCTGAATCTGCATTGGGTATTTCTTATAATACCGTCATAGCTAGgtatttcttgagaaaaataactgaaacatttaCAACATTAAAAACCCGATGCAGTGCtcgaaagtttgtttgttttgggtttaacgccgtttttcaacagtatttcagttatgtaacggcggacagttttacataaccagtgttcctggattttgtaccagtacacacctgttctctgcaagtaactgataacttccccacatgaatcagaggtggaggacaaatgattcaAAGTAGAAGATTTACTTACAACATTGATAACAGATGTTTTGCTTGAAAATAAACGATTTACATACACCATATCAAAAACaagttattaaaatataattcattcaCTTACAACATTGGAACAGTGAAGCATTGTTGTTATTACTGCTGAAGTAATATGTAGGATCTGTGAGCAGACTATAATCAAACGCAATTCCATTTGCTGCCGTAGGGTACTGGCATTCACCTCCAGTAATAGTGCTGGCAACGTCATGGAGGGCGGAAACTAGTTGACATTGGCAAGCAAGCGGGTTGCTAGTAAGAACCCTATACATTAAAAAAGGAAATCGTAAACTGGCAATTAATTCGGACAGAGAAACGTCATGTGTAGAAACTGAAAACACAACATATTAAGTCACTTCTTGAAAATTTTATTATCTTGGGTCGTCTATCTGTTAAAAAACGATTTGCAAATTAAATCAAACCTTAACATTCAACATTATTAATATTTCGGTTAACacaacaaatatgaaaataattgataACTTACTAGAAAACAAACATCTGTACTTGTCAGTAAATTTAgaaatttctttgatattttattcaatttatggtAAAACGTATTGACTCTAACACCAGCAAGTTAAATGTCAACATGAATTCTTACAGTGAAGACAAAGTAGTAAGACTTGAAAAGGCTGAAGTGGCGACAGTTTCGATGGCGTTTGAACCTAGATCGATAGTTTTCATGGACTGTGTGCCAAGAGCCGGAAAATGGTTAAGGAGGTTATCTTGCAAGTAGATGTATTGTAAGTTTGACAAGGTATCAAATATATCTGTATCAACCCGCTCGATAACGTTGTTTCCAAGGACACTGAAATAATCGAAATTTGgcgattaaaatatatttacataaacatgtttttataCACATGTGTTCATGATGAGATGGCTTTTGAAGTCTTTAATCCATTATGTTTTGTTCTACTAAAAACTAATATCGCAAATCACTTTCATTGCCAAACATTTCCTTAAAGAGATGAAATAAGGCATATCAGAAACATGCATCACAGCTTGTATTTTGCTAAATGTAACACAAAAGTGTTTTACAACAAAAGTCCAATACAATACCTGACACAAGGGACAACAAATAAACGCTTCAAGTATCATTATCACTGAACAAGCTAAGCTTCAAGTTGATGCAGTGTAACGAGTCTTGCACTTATGTACTTTTCTAGTAGACGAGAGATAAGTAAAgagatattttcttcaaattgaaaacatgctttgaacatttgtctgaaattatttgaaatttggtcagccgtttctgacaagattttttgcagtttttactTCACTGAATGGATATTTCAAAGGTTTTAGTAGAGAACCGTTCAAGGAAGAACAAAATCATCTTTAATCAATTTTCACGAAAAGGTTTCATATGagctggggttttttttaaagaaaagtgtggagGGACGGTGCATATTCAAAATAACAGAACACTCCGGTGAGTTTAAATGTTTCTCATGAAGTGGTGATAAATAACACAGTTTTAAAATTAGGAAAGAAGTTAATTCTGAGaaagatttagatttttattttccCCTAATTTCTAACTACAATGTCATTTGCcacaatttaaataaattgtcAGGAAATGGCAAGAGCTGATACAAAAATATCAGGTTAATGAGAAACCTTGGAATTAACTAAGAAATGTATTAGCAATATGTAACGTAAGGAACTACATTGTAAAATACCACATGCAAATCAATCTTTAATCTAAAAGCACGTTTATTCCGCCGTAAAATACATACAGATATACCAGTCCTGTGAGATCGGTAAATAAACCCGACTGAATGAAATCGATGTTGTTTCCAGTCAAATATAACCTCTTCAGATTTGTCATTCCGTTGAAAGACCCATCCGGAATCTGCGACAACTGGTTATTTTCAATGTATCTAAAAagttgaaataaacattttaggTATAACTGTATTTgtttattcagtcagtaaactatCGCAGAAAGTGTTGCACAAATATTCAAACATCTCGATAGAGATATAACGACTGTTACCAATCATTCCTCTGTTCTTCTGCATTATTTTGTCTTCCCTTTATATCTAAGCCTAAACAGACAccaaacatattcaaaataactGATTTTCAAGAATTCATTTATGTGCAAAATACAAGGAAATAAAGTATGAAATGTTTACAGACAATGGTATACTTGCATTCTGTCTGGATTTTGTGAAGTTTTGATGGCTTGAGGGTATACTGTCAGCTCATTGTCACTGAGGTAAAAGTATCCAATAACTACATTATCAAAAGCGTCTATGCTCAAACCGGTGATACTGTTATTGGTGAGGTAGAAGAACTCTCCAACACTCGACGTTCCTCCAAACATTGGCCCGGTCACTGTTCCTATGTTATTGTCCGCAAGATCCCTTCAAAAGCATAATAAACGATGTCACGCACAATTACTTTAAAAACATAAGAAACTATACATATTAACCTTTGGCTGACTGATTTTTGTGTTATCACCACAGACAAACATACCCGGATGTTCTTTTTATACAAGAGGGGGAAGTATgcttaaacatattttcttttgccTTATgaaaagcatgttttaaaaaacacCTCCGAATGAAGACCACCTGCTGATAAAGGTTATtattttctaaatacatgtagCTATAAATAGTGTAAAATTACCTGTAGTGAGAGAACACTTGTCAACAAAGACCATGTTTTCATTCTACAAGGGTGGCTTTAACAAACAGGTTTTACTGCAGACTGAATAAATGGTGTGAATATAAAAAACCTTAATGATTCACAGTGTGTATTTCGTAGTAACAGAATTTCGCTAGATCTATATTCATTTTACATAGTGATATCATTCAAAAAGTGTTCTTTGTTGACATCGGAAAAGACTTGACACTATTATTTGAGAAGCTCTGTGGCATTATGGAGTAAAAACTGGTCAGTCCTAAAATTGTTGATCTTCTTAAAATTATCTATAAAGAAGTATCAACctatgtcaagtttttttttaatcattctaTTGTTTGGGCGCGTCTTCAGGCTTTAAACTAAGATAACCACTCCTTTTAACCCCTTTTATACTTTGTTACAGCAACTCTTGAATTTACTTCATTGCCTGAACAGTGAGCGCGCGCGTGCACGTGCGTGTATGCCCGCGCTTATTTTTTGTAACTACATGCTACTTAACTAGTCTATGAGCAATTTTAGTGTTGAAGAGAATACAAGAAGCATACGACGCTTCATTTCAAGAAGCTTTCTTAGCTCTTAAGTGTACCAGGCATAACGCATCCATACAGGGAACTCTTATACGAGTATCCCAATGTTAGTTGTTTTTAGCAGAAGGACTGGAGGCTCGGATTCACGAGCAAAGATTTCTAAGCTAAGACAGTGCTACCAATTGAGCAGTGCGTCGATTTATACATGTTATGCATTTATATGTTATACTGGAGATGGATAAAATCCCCAAGCTTATTTGACAGTATGTATGTCTCCTAAATTCAACGAAATAAATGATTAACTCCAACAAGAATGGCTAGCTAGTTCTATCAATATGTCAAAACGTAAATATTATGTGTTGTTTAATCTGTTTATGATTTGTTGCTAAATTCTAAGACCTTGGGATGAAATTCGAACAAACAAATAAGAATGTTAACTGCCAAATTCTAAAAGCTATTAGGTGAAGCTAAAGCAgtcaaatgaaaatgttaactGCTACATTCTTAAAGCAGGTGGAACTCAATGCAACCAGACACAAATATTATATTCTATATTATTAGAAGAAACTAAATCAATCATTATAATACTATAATATCATGATCAAGAAAAAACTCTTTATTGATCATTTTGAAAACTTAATGAAACAGTTTAATCAACAAATGTTATAGAAATCAAGCTAAAGGAAACCTCGTAATATATTGGAAAAACTTCTATACAGGTTTTTCACCTTTGGACAAATTAACAAACATATTGAAAATGCATTCCGTCCTCACTGTAGTAATGCCTCCATTGCTGATGTCTATATTTTTTGCAGATACATTGTACAACGCCATAGTAGGTATAGTGCTAAAGTACATATCGTTGATGTACATACTTTCTGACAGAGAGACGGATGTGAAAGACTTCCAGTTCAGTTCTCGTAAGTTGTTTCCTTGCAGGTTCAGATATTTGGCTGACAATCCGTTAAATGCTTCCGTGgcaatttttgtaattttgttattagCAAGTGATCTTGAAAATACAAGAATAAATATTGCGGTCTCATTGTACATTTAGTAAATATTCTAGTAAATACACGtacatgaagaaaaaaatcataaacattCTAGTAAATACACGTACACGAAGAAGCAATCttaatgtacaatcaagtaaatgCACTCTAGTAAATTTATTACGTACATGaagaaacaaaatttacattttaaataaatacatgtatatatagaaacATTGTATACCCCATTCTTCTTGTTGATTAGATTCACTGTCTTTTGTCCTTACAATAGTTCAGGGCAgggtttttcagaaaaaaatctttaaaccgctttataaaaataaaagtatttcttaGAAACAATTATTgttatagttttgttatttttgataGTTATGGCTgagaatttataaataaatcatcatattcaacaaaaaaacaaagcgATTTTTCTTACAGATAATCTGCAACAGTGAGATTCACAAACGTGTTAGTCTCGAGGAAGACAAGTCGGTTGTTAGTGAAGTCCAATGTTCCTTGCAGAGTATCACTAGCATCAATAATAATAATGGACAGGTCTGCAAAGTCGCCACCATTTGGAAGTCTTGTCAATACGTTGTTTGCTACAGTACTAGGAAAATCAAACAACATCTTGTGTAAAAAGTAATATCATAATTAAGGTTTTTATGTAAAATCCGTAACTTTAATCCCATTGTCATCCTATTATAGCATTAAAAATTATCTCGTCTTCTACAAGTTTATTGTATTTCAACTGACCAACAAACGTCACTATCTGACCAGATAAATGCAATATCCGGTTAGTAATGTTCCGACATGAATCGTGATTAAACAAAAATGGCTGCAGTATCGCTTGCGTAGTCGAATCAAATTATATTTCCAGCTAGAGAGTATTTAGTGTCTTATTGTCATATTTGCCCTGTCACATTCGTGACATGTGGAAAGAAAACTTATCATTATGAGATTATGctgcaaattattttgaattcgTCATTAAAAATTCGATAATTATATAGCAATGGTCGAAAGCTATTCGTTACTAGGAGTTTGTTGTAGGATGGATCATAAATATCCTGCCTATTTTTCATATTGCAAGCCATCTATCGgccaaattttaagaaaaactctatagaattttttatgtacatattttatgaaaattgaatGGACTTACAATCTTGTCATAGAAGTAACGTGATCAAAGGTGCCGTCCTCTATGTATCCAATGTCATTGTCATTGAACAAAATATCACCAGACAGCGGACAGTTCTCAAAATGCGACTTGAGTAACTGGGCTATATTGTTGTAGGCCATTTGACTGgaaaatatgatatattgattaaatattaaacctatgttaacaTTTGTTACAACATGATGATAAAATACATATTGCTGTGTAATACAAACAATAGATAGTGATATATAAAACCGTTTGTTTTCAAAGGAATCATAATATACGTAATTGTTATTTGATATCTAATCTTAACTAATCAAAGACTATTGTTTGCTAACCAATATGACTGCCCAAATATATCTGTAGGCGTCCAAATAATATCAATGTCATAAAAGAACTACTTACATCTCTACTAGGGAAGTGCAGTTTGCAAAAGCAGACGGCGGAATGTAATCTATCACATTACTACTCAGCCATAAAAGTTTCATATTTTGTAAGTTGCTGAATGGAAATTGGTGTGTGAAGCGGAATTCATTGCCGTCCAGTTTCCctgaaaataaaatgcttacaATTCGTAAAAGGTATtacaattattaaataaaattaaggtGAAAATAAATTCTTGAACATAGTATATGATGttgtatttgacctttaaaaatAATGTTCTATAATATTATTAAGTTATATTAAGAAATGAATGCATATGAATTACAACTCTCCCCTTCAGCAAGAATGTGCAAGAAATACTTACAAATATTCAATGTCTGCATTGAATACGTTGTTTTCTATGACTACAATTTTATTTCCAGTCAATGTACTGAAAcagaaagcaaataaaatatatgttagtcTTTCTTCCAAACAAATAAATGAGCTCATTTGTTTTTAATCAGATCAattatatctcattttatctATTCAGATTTTCACAGTTTGTTGAAAAGTTTTCATAGTTTCGTTACCGTATTTTGGTTACCGGCAATCAATTATATGGCTATTCCTAAACCAATGGTTACGTAATTTTGTACGCTGGGTCATAAACTAAAACGTTGTAAAGCTATCATTGACCAAAATACATAAGCCTAACAGACACTACTCTAAAGCAATGGGTCCTTCTGACCACAGGCACCTATCCAATGAAATCTAGCAGCCATTAGCCTAAAATTGTTCCAGATACCGGTCGGAACCTTTTTCAATTTCCATATCACTGAAACCTTGACATTTGACTGATTCGTCCCCGAAACATCAGGGTCATCTGTTAACCACATGCAATAATTATGTAAGTTGCTGAATGGAAATTGGTGTGTAAAGCGGAATTCATTGCCTTCCAGTTATAAGCAGTACACTTAAGCGTTATTTATATATTAAGAGGAAATAGTGTTCAATCACGAGGTCAAAGTTAACTTGACCTTTGTCCGACTTATCCATAAAATTAAAGGGGCCAAGTATAGTCAACAGGCAATAATCTTATTAGATTTGACGACTGTATGCCTTACCTCTCTAGGTATTAAGTGGAAACAGTTAATAGTCATGTTGACATTTTACTAAATGGCCCCTTAAATGACTGTGGTCATTTACCTTAAATGACTGtggtcatttactgaccatagGTAATCATTATCTGAAGTTTGACTACCGTGGGTCAAGGCATTCTCTTGTAATTGATGGAAACCTGTGTCCTACCAAACAAACTTTAAATCGAcattgagataaaaaaaaacatgccaaaTTTTCTCCTAAGAATGGACATTATTAGCACAGGTGATCTATTGACCTAACCATCCAATTTCACTAGCCAAATTGTTTTACGCAAATGTCACTCACAGTGTGGATAACGTTGATAGATTGGTGAATGTGCCAGTTTCCAGGAACGTGATGTGGTTAGACTGCATATATAACTGTGTTAGAGCTGGAAGAACTGTGCTGCTCTTCAACGCATTTGGTACATACTGTATCAGGTTGCTTCCTATATCTCTGAAATTGTTAATATGCAAGCATTATAGCACGATGAAATCATATTCAGTGGTAGCATTCCAATTCCAACAAAATCTATGACCACATTATTCAACAATATAATGTTCATACTGTCCATTATTCTCTTACTACTTATAACACAAACATATCTACGTTTTACAAGTTATTATACCGAATGTCTTTGCCTCATTCTGTTCTCTAAATAAAAGAAAGATTAAATGATATCAAGTGAATGTCATAAAATCAATCACATTTTACAAAGATAGAAGAAAGCATGGGTCTTACAGAAGGTCGAGTACAGGCAAACACTGGAAAGCATCATCGTCTATGTTATCTTCCGTGAGTAAGTTACTGTTGATGTACAAGTTTTGTAGATTCGTCATGTTGCAGAAGTCATCATTCTCTATGCGTGTAATCCAATTAGCATGAAGATACCTGGAAATAGAATAACGCGgatattatcatattatttacaatgtttaatGTCCAACTTTGTATATGGCAGACATTGTATATGATATGACTGACCCTGTTTTAGCACAGAAAATGCAAATACACTACAGAGAGTTCGATCCATGCACAATCATAGTTCCACATACCATACAGTAACGCAGcatttaaacacaaataaatgtcGCAAAAGAACATTCAGTTGCACTAACAAATGGTGACAGTGTAATCAATATGATAGATGAGTGACAGTCAGACTACTGTAAGTATGACATTTCACTTACAATGTGTGTAAAGCGGGATAAGCAGCGAATGGTGTAAATGTCAGCCTCTTCTGGGAGTATAAGAACTTCTGGGAGGTGGGAAACGCTTCAGATCCATACTCCGTCACATTCGATATTCCGTTGTTGTCTGCAAAACTGTAACAGCAAGATGTGCAGTCATTTAATGTatacttaaaggcaatatctattttaagggatatttgtctaagaatgaatgtgatatgaATTAGGTTATatgatagtgtaaattgtatttggttgttgttgttcagaagggaaggccacatttaagattaagatgtatcatttgtactttgtactgatctattTCTTCATGGGCTACCCTCTATAGATAAAgatgctattattattattatcatcattattatcattattattattattattattacattattattattccctcaagtaacattaatttcaatattgtttgaaatgtgcTTTAGGGCCATGTAGACTGGATGGGTCACGATAAGGCTCAAAACCGAAAGATAGGATAAAAACGGATCAGCCCATATGTAATATGATACCTagctttaaaaattattaatcaTTAACCTCGCTTCCTGGCACGCTAAGTAATGCATACTCTGGCGTCAGTGACTTTACTTCCAATATGGTTTCGTAAAATTTTACATATAACATCAATTCTAAATTTCAAGCGTATCAAGATATTaagatttaaatatttctgacaaaattatatttttggaaCTTACATTCTCTCTAATTTTGGATATGAACCTTCCTCTAAAACTTGATGAGGGTACGTCGACAAACTATTCTGGCTCACAAACAAGTTTATGAGTTCATCTCCTATGTTGGTCCAAGCATCATAAGCTATTGACGTCATAGGAGTTTTCTGGGAGTGTAATCTTAATTCCATCAATTTTGGAAGATTCACGAAACT
This Mercenaria mercenaria strain notata chromosome 17, MADL_Memer_1, whole genome shotgun sequence DNA region includes the following protein-coding sequences:
- the LOC123535920 gene encoding slit homolog 1 protein-like → MVNITAGTFSETTTSITIINCPNFQLFEDETFVNLTSLQELVVQGTALNHVPDLSTTVVTKVNLAGNHISLSTDNHRGWRWPTTIQYLAMMDNLLYWLPENFVDGPNLRIASFGNNELLQIHPTIFGDTSSLIYLGMDGNKISRLSRNSIAALATSNFQHLNISNNEIVFIQAGTFDQLPNLKILEVHGNLLPTISVNVFSNMPELLHLDLHANDISALPRKSFVNLPKLMELRLHSQKTPMTSIAYDAWTNIGDELINLFVSQNSLSTYPHQVLEEGSYPKLERIFADNNGISNVTEYGSEAFPTSQKFLYSQKRLTFTPFAAYPALHTLYLHANWITRIENDDFCNMTNLQNLYINSNLLTEDNIDDDAFQCLPVLDLLDIGSNLIQYVPNALKSSTVLPALTQLYMQSNHITFLETGTFTNLSTLSTLTLTGNKIVVIENNVFNADIEYFILFSGKLDGNEFRFTHQFPFSNLQNMKLLWLSSNVIDYIPPSAFANCTSLVEIQMAYNNIAQLLKSHFENCPLSGDILFNDNDIGYIEDGTFDHVTSMTRFTVANNVLTRLPNGGDFADLSIIIIDASDTLQGTLDFTNNRLVFLETNTFVNLTVADYLSLANNKITKIATEAFNGLSAKYLNLQGNNLRELNWKSFTSVSLSESMYINDMYFSTIPTMALYNVSAKNIDISNGGITTVRTECIFNMFVNLSKGEKPV